In the Deltaproteobacteria bacterium genome, GACACGTCGTCGGCGACCGGATTCAGGCGATCGTGCCGCCGTCCGAGGGTTACGGCGAACGCACAGGCCCCGGCCCACAGGCGGTGCCGCGCGATCGGTTCCCGGCCGGGGAAGAGCTGCACGCGGGTATGCAGATTCTGGCGCAGGGACCGGACGGCCAGCCGTTCCCGTTGTGGATTGCGAAGGTCGAGCAGGACAACGTCTACGTGGATCACAACCACCCGCTG is a window encoding:
- a CDS encoding peptidylprolyl isomerase, whose translation is MVVSMHYTLTTPEGQVIDSSAGGTPLTYLHGANNIVPGLEGKLTGHVVGDRIQAIVPPSEGYGERTGPGPQAVPRDRFPAGEELHAGMQILAQGPDGQPFPLWIAKVEQDNVYVDHNHPLAGVTLHFDVEVTGIRAATAEELAHGHPHD